The Hevea brasiliensis isolate MT/VB/25A 57/8 chromosome 1, ASM3005281v1, whole genome shotgun sequence DNA segment AATTACAAAAACAAAGATTGGTTCTACCATTAATCAATGTGCCACAAATAATCCTTGAATGAATCTGATGTCCAAAAAACTTCTCAATAGACACATACACATACCTCAAATCCAGTTATGTCACAGATTCTCTTGCATGGATGCATTGAGGGTGAGGACTCAATATTAACATCTGCAATGTGGAAAGACATATAAAGTCCAAATTAAAGCAGAAATTGAAATCAATACTAAGTACCAACAAGAAACTAGAGAATATAACTATCAAGCctcaaatgttaaaattatatttttaccaTGTTTCAAATGTTAAAAATCTTTAAAATTATCACCTtgagaaaaaattaaatttttttttttaaaaagaaaaaagagagaatAGGAATTGTTTTACTAAGATTACAATTGGGTTCATCAGCAAGGTAGTTTTGGAAATTCTCAGCCTGAAGAATCTGCTTTAGATGTTTCCAATGGCGACCTCTTGCTTGGCCTTTTGGGTACTTCTCGTACATTTGTACCCTCTTGAAGCTCAAATGTGTTGGCAACACTAGCTCCGCTTTCATCACCTCTGGTTCCATCTTCCTCTCTTTACCCACCAAAAATAAAGGTAGATTCAATCACATAATTAAagcaaaatttatcaaatttataattaaaattaaaaattgaataaattttttatcaagttaaaaaaaaaaaaaagatttcaaGGTGATGAAGCTACTTATTTCCTAGGGCAAAGGGCACCCCTCCTCTGAAGTCCTTCCACTTCTCCTAAAGGCAGGGACTACAGGTTGAGCAAACCACAAAATTGACCCCAATGAATTTTGAAATTCAAACATAAAATTCTTTGGAGTAAACAAAACCAAGGAGATAATAAGAAAgagtaagaagaagaagaagaaggtgaTATATTAACAAGTTGAAAAAGAAATCTCATTTTTCGATTTTGTTCTAAATAGGCCATTTCATGTGCTGAAAAAGTGACAATGAGAGACAGTTTCTATTTGCTACATTGATGCTATCACTACACTTTTCATGCTCAAAAAATGTTATAGGAGTTTTGGGGCTGTTAATATAGCCAACTAAgctaataaaaaataatgaacTACACTTGCAATATTatcttttaataatattttttctgAAATCTTAAATACATCTAACATATTGGAATTCTTTtccttttaattcaatttaagcaTATGAAGATAGATCAGATTATTGAGGTTCTATGAAATTCAGCTAGTAGCTTGGCTGAAAccatggagttttacctctaggaaaaATGCTCATGAAAGATCATTGGCAAAGGTGAGACATGCCTTCACAAGACAATGGTATGATTTATAGCCTATGACTTTATAAATATGGAAGCTTAAAGCGAAAAAGTGATGTTAGAAAATTATACTTAGGTCCATTTGTTCTTCAGAAAATAACTTCTCTGCATAAAACATTTTTTTGAGAAAAtggcttactttttaattttgattGTCATGCTGACAAAGTTCAATATCACTAAAAAATAGACAGAGCTTTTCAATGACAAGTACCTAAACCTAATGGAAATATGGCGTATGATATAGAAAcataaaatttacaagcccataAGATAACATTTCAAGCTTTGAGAATGACTGGTAAGAATGCAAACAATCACAATTCACCACTTTGTCATTCTCTTTCATAGGAATTTTATCAAACAGGGAGGATAACACATTCTTATTCAAAGGATTTTTCCTTGCACTTAAAACCAATGAAGAAAAAAAGGCACCGTATAGGACTCTCCTAATCAACTTGAAATCCGACCCTACCTCATTTGGTTGAGGATTTGCACTACAATCCGATCTGACAGCAAAATTGTGAGTTGGGTTAGGTCGGTTTGTTCAACTGAAACTGAACTTTTCTGCCCATGCAGATTAAGGAGACCCACACTTTCTTGGGAGGGTGGAAAGTATGGAGGGAAGGAAAATAATAAGTGGAAAAATAAGAAGAGGAAAGAGAATTCTGTTTTTTGAGAAAGTAGGAGGAAAATAAACTCAACTTTTCCCTTGGGCCCACCTAATTTGAGACTCTCCAATTTGGAGAGAAAATAAGATCCAAACAAGATGAGGGACAATAAATGAAGAAATCTTTTCATATTTTCCTCTCTTATTTTCTTTGCTCCCTCATTTTCATTCCCAAAcagaaaattaataattgaatatATTCCAAGAGAATATAAAACAAATTCAAGTACCACTAGCACCCATTAGTTCTCAAAAAACCTCTAGATTCTACCTCAATCAAAAAATATACATAATTAGTTATTGGCCAAGAATTCAACTGGCCTTTTATTCCCATTATGAACCTTAAAAACACACTTATCACATACATTGTCCAAACACCCTGCTGCTCATCAAGAATTAACACCCtgtgcccaaaaaaaaaaaaaaacacgggATGTATAATCCACACCAATATGCATTCTTTAGCACATCATTATCTTGCTCAGCAGGAAACAATTGGTAATAACATGAACAGTTGGCAAATAAGAGGACACTCTGTAGTCTGTATCATAGCTACAAATAACCTGAACTCATATTCATGAATATACCAGCAATGTGCTGGAAATGACAGGGTATTGAGGCTAAGCAACTAGTTCTCTCCCACCCAGTCCAATCCCAAAGCCCAATTCCAATAGATGCCATAGTATAAATAAAAACAAATCACAACAGATAACCCAACTAAAAACAAGAATTCAGAGAAGAATTAACAGTAGATAGCAGAATTTGAACAAGAATTTAAACAAATCATTATAAGAACTTACAATTTAGCTTCAAATTCATAAAAATGGTATCCAAAAATATAAACAACAACAAATGAAAAGGGTAGACTCACAGATTAAACAAATTCCACAGCAATTTTCAaagtgaaattatttttaatagataTGCGTCCACTAAAATTTAGTCATGAAGTGCAAAAGGGAGTCATTCCAGAGCAAATTGGATGCAAAAAAGGCTATAAACTAAGACAGAAGTAAGGAAATGCAAATATCAATCTCATTATTACTCGGAAAGCAGGGGCACAACCAAATTTTCCCAGCAGCCAAACAAAggaaagaaaattgaaaataaataaataaacagtaCCAGATGAGAAATGGCTTTGGGGAAGAGCGAGATAACAGAGAAAATGCGAGAAATGGGAAACCGCAATGTCGGTGGATGGGGTGGTGCACGGAGGTATTGGCGATGGCAAAAAAGTGAGGAACAATGGCTGGCAGTCTCGGTGTCCTCACCTTTCTCTCTCTTCGCGTGATTTCCAGGCGAGATAGAGTTCACTGGAGCTTAAACGGTGGAAGTGGAGGTCAGGAAAGGCCAGGCGCAGCCGATGATTGATGGCAACTTATCGCCCGACCCGAGCGCTACTTGTAAGGGGGACAGCACGTTGCCCTGCTCCGCGAGTAGTGGCCAAACCCAGTCAAGCCGCAGGTGTAAGAGCACAATTGAAGAGAATGATAATTTTGGTGTATACTTTTATAAATATGAAAAAGTGTAAAGCCCACAGAGACATACTATGTCTCCTCCTCCCAGAGATCGGGTGTGACTAGTTGGCTACTGGTGAGCACGATTGGGTACAACTAATTGCTAAGTTTGGTGTCAAGCTCTCCACCATCTCGGGGTCACTGGCACAAGGGCGTGACTTTAAGTGAACTCCCTGTGTACTTATTACTAGGCGACGGACATCGTGCTCTCATGAGATAGGAGCTCAGTGTTTTCATGAAGAAGGAGCTTAATGGACATTACAAGGTCGAGGGGTTTGTAGTACGCGTGTCTCCGAGGCTCGATGTTTCTATATAAGGCCGACGATGCTACTCAGTATAAGGGCCAATGATGCTACTCAGTATAGGGGAACAAATATTATATATTGGTTTTGGGTTCAGCCAACAGGTCAGATGGTGCTTATTGCCTTGCTTTCGGAACATGCTTATGGATATACACGATGAAGGGCGACATCGTGCTATAAGGAATATCAGTGCTCAATGACTAAGCTAGATACGTGAGAGACCCTCGATAAGGATATTGAAAATCCTCTATAAGGGGAAAAATCCTTGAATTCGAATAGGCTGGCCTAGATTGAGTGGAAGTCTAGGCGCCACACGGGACTACTATCCGGTCCAGGATGTGGCCTCGTGACACTACGTAGCCCCCATTAATTTTTTGGGTAAATTATTATAAGCTTTCTTAATTTAccaaaattaattacttaatccTAATTTTTAAAGCCTAATTaaaatgttattgttttaaaaccTAACTTATTTTATTCTTAGTATtcgtattatttaatttttataattttaactatttatattatttagtgaGATTATTTAGCCATTTAACTAAGGCTAAAATAAGTTgattagtattttttttaataaaaatctaATAAagtattaaagagtttaattttataaaatataaaatgttttaattaagcttttaaaaatatgaactaaataattaattttcacaaaataaattacttaaatagtaatttatttttaattttttatgactatGATCAATCACGAAAGATGGAGAAAGTCTTCTCATtttaaattcctaaaatttactttgataataatatattattatttttattaaaaaattagtttgttattatatttaaatattataattcttaaaaaaagtatttatatattattaaaattatatttcaaacttataatttatttgtttataaaactatattatataataataaattaaaaaaaaaaaaaaatctccgtgAAGAAATTCGCCTCATCCGTGTACCTAACGAGAAAGTTTCAATTCCGACCTTTATCCTCTGTGAGCGAAAAAAAAAGAAAGCGATTCCCACTCGACGAGAGAGttccaatttcaattttaatcatcTGCCTAGTAGAGAAGGGGAAAGCGATCCCCCCATCCGTCCATTGCCATCCCAATGATAGATTAGTCAAGAGCGAGAAAATTGTTGCCATGAAAATCTTAGGAGAGATCATTGTTAAGTGACATGTCAATAATAATTAATAGCATCATTGAAATTTGTGGCCAAATTAGCATAATACTTAGCTAATCAGGTAATACAATATACCATAGATAAAAGAAGAACTATTTTCCCACATTTTCTCTGCTACACGTATTAGAATTTGTTAATCCCATGACTCCTAAAAACatgattttgatgataataaaattTAGTGAAAATATATCTAACCTTGGAACCAAGAATCTCTTTAGACATTTCAAGTTGCCCATAATAAATCAAGGATCAGGGTGGAACAAAGTAAATATCCTAAATATGTCCTTGGATATGCAAGATAAGGCATGAAGATTGATTGAAGAAGCTAAAGGTCCCAATTAGGCACTTTAATGTAAAAAGGTAGAGAGATTTTGCAGATTAAAGACTATTACATCATTCATATCTCTTCTTCAAACTTTTACAAACATTTTAAGATATGTTTTTAAAGATTTTGATGGACCAAAACTAATTTTTACCAAGTATTTAAAAAGGTGAACTTTTGCAAAAGCAGCAAGCTAGAAGCTTAAGTAGTCAGCTACTATTGAAAGTAGTAGGCTACTTACTACTTTCACACTTTGCTACTTGATTGGCGTAGCAAAATAATGGCtagttttcaaaaatttaagagtcATTTTTCATGGTATTTGTGCCCAAtagttatattatttaaaatacctAAATACCACCTTTTGACTATTTTTTAGGCATGAAAGCTATCGAATTCAAAGAGTATTCTTGCAAAATTCTTAAAGCTTTCATCCTTGTTCTTCAATTTCGCATAGCTCATTTCCCAGTGAATCATTCTTTCTCATCTTTATCAGTTCTTAAATATGCATTTATGAGTTGATGGGGATCCAAACACCCAAAGCGAACATCTATTATAAAGTTTTTTCAAGCACCTTAGTCAAGCTTGAGGGAGAGTGAGAAGACTTGTAAAGGGTAAACAAGCACCCTTGAAACTTATCCATGCAAAACGCTTTTTTCGCTTACTCCTAAAAAGAGAACATTACTTGAATGAAAATTTCAAAGAAGTTCTTTGAGAAAGTGAATGTAGGCTAATAAGAACCAAAATCACTATAAATTTTTTTGTTTGCTCTTCTCAACTCTAcactttaaattattattgtgataTCTTTATGTGTTGAATTGTTTGAGTAATGCTTGCTTTGTTATTTGCTCAAGCTTTATATATGCtttaaagataaaagaaaattcTTGTTTAGATTCGGCCTATTGTAGatccaaaatataaatatatgaaacttCTATACTTGATAGGTGAGTTTCACCATATTTTTTGTATCTTAGATTCATGGTGTAAtggatttaaataataaaaatccaAAGATAAACTAAGTTGTTTCATAAAGACTAATGTGTATTGAGTTAAAACATTGAATATTCTCTATTTTTCTTACCAAATTACCAAATGTTATTGCCATATTGAATATAAAAAGTGCAAATCTGTTTGACAATTATTTGAAGTAACTGTGCTTTCCTTTCAAATCACTTGTACACCTAATTTAAAGTGCAAATTCCTCAATTTTTCATAAAACTTCAAGTAATGGTGAAAATTTAATCAGTAGTCTAATTCATTCCTCTCTTGGACATATATTTTGAGACAATAAAAATACGTGCattaaaacatatataattatctaaattaaaacattatttttttaatttagttaattttataaataaaaatatgaattaatttttataaattattatatctttaatttaattatatatatatatatatatatatatatatatttttttttttttttttttttgagaaccaAAGCAAAGTATAATATTAACTGGAAAGATCAGAACACAGCAAAGCTTGAATGCCAATCACAGGCTCTGTAGAAATAGAAAAACAAGCATACAAATAGGAGGCCCTAGCTAAGGCATGAGCAGCCATGTTTCCTTGTCTTGAAACCCACTGCAATGAGAAGTCCCTTCTTTGGTTTAGAATCTAGTTACAATCAGCCATAATCAATCCCCATTCTAAAAAATCTTCCTCTGCAGACATAACACCAAACAATACCTACTTTGAATCAATCTCAAGCTGCACATTAGAGTATTGTTGAACACTCAACCATTGCAAAGTGTGCCTTAATGCAACAGCTTCTGCAAACTTTGGAGGTCTCAAACCAGGATGCCAACCCCAACCTGCAATCACGAACATACCATTCTCATCTCACAACACAAACACAAACCCAAACCCAGTGCTCTATTGATCATCAAAAACTACAGCATCAATGTTACACTTCAAAGTGCCTGAATGTGGACAAGTCCATTTGGAACCTCTACTATTCATATTTGGAGTAGTTAAACCACTAGCCTTATCAGTACGCACTGCCAACCAATTATTCAAATAAGAGATGCCACGCTGCACAATTTGAACAGCAGTACAAGACTTTTGATTCCGAATCAATTGATTCCTACTACCCCAGAGTCTCCATGCCACAGCACAAAACTTTGCAATACATTCAGAATTTGATTGCTGAAAAAGACTAAAGAACCAGCTCCCAAATTCTGTGTAAACAATCCGAGAAGAATCCACTCGTATTAGTTTCCAGCAATCAACTGCCAAAGGacattttaacaaagtatgaacTGAATCCTCCTCTTGACCACACAAAACACAAGTTTGATCAACTTGCAAACCTCTCTGATTTAATCTGAGTCTTGATGGTAGCAAGTCCCTGCACACCCTCTAAATGAAATTCTTCAACTTTGGTGGGATTAATAATTTCCACAATTTCAACCAACAAGGAGTTGAAAAATTCCTTTGGTCCCTCAACACAGTTCTAGCAACATGGTAAGCTGATTTGACAGTATACAAGCCCTTCTTCGCATAATGCCAAATCCATATATCCTCCCTCCCAAAACAGCTAATACGAATGGAGCTTATAGCTGCCACATCTCTTTGTTGAAAGAGACCATGTAATAATTCAAAGTTCCAATTCCCACCTTCAGCATCCATAAGATCTTTAACTAACAAGTCCTCACATCCCGGCacaataaaaaagtcaacataaaACTTATCAGAATCATTAAGCCAAGGATCATGCCATACCTCTATTTTCGCTCCATTGCCCACTCACCACCGACATCCATGTTTCAGTACAATTTGGGATTGCAAAATGCTCCTCCATATAAAACATGGATTTGACCCTTTGACAGCCTCCAAGAAATCCCCTGATGGGAAATATTTAGCTTTGAAAACACTAGTAACAAGAGAATCTGGATGAGCCAGAAAACGCCACCCTTGCTTACCCAACATTGCAACATTGAAACAATGGAGATCTCTAAATCCCAAACCTCCCTCATTCTTTGTCAAGCATAGTCTATCCCAAGATAACCATGCTAAATTTCGTTGCCCATTCTGTTTCCAACCCCACCAAAAAGAATTCATAATCCTTTGGAGCTCCTCACACAGAGATAGGAAGCAAAAAAACACTCATATAATAAGCCAGAATAGCCTGAGCCACTGACTTGATAAGTATCTCCTTTCCTGCCCGAGATAGTAATCTCTCTTACTAACCATGAATCCGCTTCCACGTCTATCTCTCACATAAGAAAAAATTTGTCTTTTATTACTGCCAATAAGAGAAGGAAGCCCTAAATATCGGCCATGATTCAAAGGGTTAAACACTTAAAGTACACCAGAAAATAAATCTCTGTCCCTTGCTGAAATATTTGCACTAAAGAATAGCCCAGATTTCTGAAAATTAACTACTTGGCCTGATGCTCGCTCACACACAGTCAAAATctctttaattttgagacattccCTCTCCTTTGCTCTAAAGAAAAGGAGACTATCATTAGCAAAAAATAAGTGAGACACACTAGGAGCCTGCCTATAGATCTTCACCCCTTGAATTTCCCCCATTACTCCAGCTTTTTGTAATAAAGCAGAAAGACCCTCCGCACAGAGAATAAACAAGTATGGTGATAAGGGATCGCCCTATCTCAAGCCTCTAAATGGTTTAATAGGACCAATCTCCCACCCATTTAAAGCAACAGCATAAGACACAGTAGAAACACATGACATAATCAAATTCACCCATCTCTGATCAAAACCCATCTTCAACATCAAAGATCGTAGATAACCCCACTCCACTCTATCATAGGCCTTACTGATGTCTGTTTTTATAGCAACCTCCCCCCTTTTACCCTTAGTTTTTCTCCTCATATAATGAACAATTTCAAAAGCCACAAGCACATTGTCTGTAATAGACCGACCCGACACAAATGCAGACTGTGTGGATGACACAAGCTTAGGTAAAATCTTTCTAAGCCTATTTGCCAAAGTCTTAGTCATAATCTTGAAAAGGACACTACAAAGAGAAATAAGCC contains these protein-coding regions:
- the LOC110667155 gene encoding protein EIN6 ENHANCER is translated as MEPEVMKAELVLPTHLSFKRVQMYEKYPKGQARGRHWKHLKQILQAENFQNYLADEPNYVNIESSPSMHPCKRICDITGFEAPYFDPRTNLRYASADIFKIVRSLPSEYVQRYLALRNAAVVLK